AAAAGAGATTAAATAATGCCGAAAATTATATTTTTACCTCATAAAATTATATTACCTCAAGGAGCTATACTTGAAGCTAAAAAAGGAGAAACAATATTAAATATAGCATTAAAGAATAATATTCAATTAGAACATGCATGTGGTCAATCATGTGCTTGTAGTACATGTCATTGTATTATAAGAAAAGGATTTCTTTCTCTTTCGGGAGGGTCTGAAAAAGAAGATGATATTTTAGACAAAGCTTGGGGTTTAGAATCTGAAAGTCGTTTAAGTTGCCAAGCAATTATTGGAGATGTAGATATTGAAGTAGAAATTCCATTATATAATGTAAACTATGTTACAGAATATTAATTTTTTTATTTTTTAATATAAGGATTTTTGTTATCTTTAAATTGTATTTGAATTGGTGTTCCTTTTATTTTAAGAGTGTCATGAAAAAAATTAATTAAATATCTTTTATAAG
The sequence above is a segment of the Buchnera aphidicola str. G002 (Myzus persicae) genome. Coding sequences within it:
- the fdx gene encoding ISC system 2Fe-2S type ferredoxin; this translates as MPKIIFLPHKIILPQGAILEAKKGETILNIALKNNIQLEHACGQSCACSTCHCIIRKGFLSLSGGSEKEDDILDKAWGLESESRLSCQAIIGDVDIEVEIPLYNVNYVTEY